In Pseudomonas sp. Leaf58, one DNA window encodes the following:
- a CDS encoding PAS domain-containing protein, whose amino-acid sequence MPSRDLHTLRQQVEALQQQNALLEARLAAHQDNGQDFYRSLFDTMDEGFCIIEFFDGPHGPLSDYVHVLANAAYAKHAGIPNVVGQKLREMVPDEADDWVARYGAVLRTGEPLHFEQELVATGHVLSVTTFRIEPAEKRQVAVLFKDVTERRRAEQALQRLNEELEQRVNTALAERRLFAELVDHSVVNVHVIGTDMRWLAVNRQAKHDFRVLYGQTPEIGEYMPGLINDGSHDQTPILPMWQRALAGEQFIETGAFGKAPERRHYELRFNALRDHHGAIQGAFLFAYDISERVQEQGRLAKAEEALRQAQKMEAVGQLSGGIAHDFNNLLGSILGAQELMRQRLQQSRFDALDPLLELSSSSAQRASSLVHRLLAFSRQQTLQPCSTQVATLVAGMEDLLRRTIGPAITLNSQFASQLWPTFIDPPQLESALLNLCLNARDAMPVGGVIDIIGDNLLLDDVQPQAQGPAPGEYVRLSIVDNGRGMSAEVAERAVDPFFTTKPLGQGTGLGLSMIYGFVRQSGGHLRVLSVLGEGTRIELLLPRHHEQPEAPTPKPQRRLLEKSSTAAQRILLIEDQTALRLVVCEVLEELGYRVDAFANGPAALAHLQSGERPDLLLSDIGLPGGMNGRQVAERCRERYPDLKVLFVTGYDESAAHCDGQLLQGTRVLTKPFELDVLAEQVRELLMD is encoded by the coding sequence ATGCCCTCCCGCGATCTGCACACACTGCGTCAACAAGTCGAAGCCCTGCAACAGCAGAACGCGCTGCTGGAAGCACGCCTTGCGGCGCATCAGGACAACGGCCAGGATTTTTACCGTTCGTTGTTCGACACCATGGACGAAGGCTTCTGCATCATCGAGTTCTTCGACGGCCCGCATGGCCCGCTCAGTGACTATGTGCATGTCCTGGCCAACGCGGCCTACGCCAAGCACGCCGGTATCCCCAACGTGGTCGGGCAGAAGCTGCGCGAAATGGTGCCCGATGAGGCCGATGATTGGGTGGCACGCTATGGCGCTGTGCTGCGTACCGGCGAGCCACTGCATTTCGAGCAAGAACTGGTCGCCACCGGCCATGTATTGTCCGTTACCACCTTCCGTATAGAGCCCGCCGAGAAACGCCAGGTGGCCGTGCTGTTCAAGGATGTCACTGAACGTCGGCGCGCCGAACAAGCCCTGCAGCGCCTGAACGAAGAACTCGAACAACGGGTGAATACCGCGCTGGCGGAGCGCCGGCTGTTTGCTGAGCTGGTCGATCACAGCGTGGTCAACGTACACGTGATTGGCACGGATATGCGTTGGCTGGCCGTCAACCGCCAGGCCAAGCATGACTTCCGCGTGCTGTACGGGCAAACGCCGGAAATTGGCGAATACATGCCTGGGCTGATCAACGATGGCAGCCATGACCAGACGCCGATTTTGCCCATGTGGCAACGCGCCTTGGCTGGCGAGCAGTTCATCGAAACGGGCGCCTTTGGCAAGGCACCTGAGCGGCGCCATTACGAACTGCGCTTCAACGCCTTGCGCGATCATCATGGCGCGATACAAGGCGCCTTCCTGTTCGCCTATGACATCAGCGAGCGCGTCCAGGAGCAGGGGCGCCTGGCCAAGGCCGAAGAGGCTTTGCGCCAAGCCCAGAAAATGGAAGCCGTGGGGCAGCTCAGTGGGGGCATTGCCCACGACTTCAACAACCTGCTGGGCAGTATCCTCGGCGCCCAGGAGTTGATGCGCCAACGTCTGCAGCAGTCGCGCTTCGATGCGCTGGACCCGCTGCTGGAGCTGTCCAGCAGTTCAGCGCAACGGGCTTCATCCCTGGTGCACCGGCTGTTGGCGTTCTCCCGCCAGCAAACCCTGCAACCCTGCTCCACGCAGGTGGCTACGCTGGTGGCCGGCATGGAGGACTTGCTACGCCGCACCATCGGCCCGGCCATCACCCTCAACAGCCAGTTCGCCAGCCAGTTGTGGCCGACCTTCATCGACCCACCGCAACTGGAAAGCGCCTTGCTCAACCTGTGCCTCAACGCCCGTGACGCCATGCCCGTGGGGGGTGTGATCGACATCATCGGCGACAACCTGCTGCTCGACGACGTACAGCCCCAAGCGCAGGGGCCAGCCCCCGGCGAGTACGTAAGGCTGAGTATCGTCGACAACGGCCGCGGCATGTCGGCGGAGGTAGCGGAGCGCGCAGTCGACCCGTTCTTCACCACCAAGCCCCTGGGCCAAGGCACCGGCCTGGGCTTGTCGATGATCTATGGTTTTGTACGCCAGTCGGGGGGGCACCTGCGGGTGCTGTCGGTGCTTGGTGAGGGGACTCGCATCGAACTGCTGCTCCCACGCCACCACGAACAGCCCGAAGCACCTACGCCCAAACCGCAGCGCCGGCTATTGGAAAAGAGCAGCACGGCTGCGCAGCGTATTCTGTTGATCGAGGACCAGACGGCCCTGCGCCTGGTGGTCTGCGAAGTGCTGGAAGAGCTAGGTTACCGGGTCGATGCTTTCGCCAACGGCCCAGCTGCCCTCGCGCATCTGCAAAGCGGTGAGCGGCCAGACCTGCTGCTGAGCGATATAGGGCTGCCGGGCGGTATGAATGGCCGCCAGGTGGCGGAGCGCTGCCGCGAGCGCTACCCCGACCTGAAGGTGCTGTTCGTCACGGGCTACGATGAAAGTGCGGCGCACTGTGACGGCCAGTTGCTGCAAGGGACGCGGGTGCTGACCAAGCCCTTCGAACTGGACGTGCTGGCCGAGCAGGTGCGCGAGCTGCTGATGGATTGA
- a CDS encoding MarR family winged helix-turn-helix transcriptional regulator, with protein MAHFSPENFQTCAIGMLLGRAAILKDRILDWHLESEGVTAAQFKVLIIVTQYQVDTPAELCRYLGLDSGSMTRMLDRLEQKELIVRNRCADDRRQVRLALSAEGQRLADRLPEIGAAAMNELCGVLEPEELKTLEGLLAKVLLGAGDPLTIRRFGDR; from the coding sequence ATGGCCCATTTCTCGCCCGAAAACTTCCAGACCTGCGCCATCGGCATGCTGCTTGGCCGCGCGGCGATCCTCAAGGACCGCATTCTTGACTGGCACCTGGAATCCGAAGGCGTCACCGCCGCGCAGTTCAAGGTGCTGATCATCGTCACCCAGTACCAGGTGGACACCCCGGCCGAGCTGTGCCGCTACCTGGGCTTGGATAGCGGTTCGATGACCCGCATGCTCGACCGCCTCGAGCAGAAGGAACTGATCGTGCGCAACCGCTGCGCCGACGACCGCCGCCAGGTGCGCCTGGCGCTCAGCGCCGAGGGTCAGCGCCTGGCTGACCGCCTGCCGGAAATCGGTGCTGCGGCCATGAACGAGTTGTGCGGCGTGCTGGAACCCGAAGAACTCAAAACCCTGGAAGGCCTGCTGGCCAAGGTTTTGCTCGGTGCCGGCGACCCGTTGACGATCCGTCGCTTCGGCGATCGTTGA
- a CDS encoding sensor histidine kinase codes for MDQTAYPLLAKDPQPSVLLAADAKPLAVNPALQAWADEGPALASWLPANCAALVRACLRQHRAIADVEVHLGERTLLWTFIPEDQGQRVLARCRDASAERQGAREASRARRLYRLIIENTTDLISRHSPDGRFLDASPAAFRLLGLWPEQLRGMAVHTLLHPRERRQVLRQAAAALDQDGYHTMTCRVRQAAGGYRWFETASRAIRETYTGAVVEVVSVSRDITLRIEAQENLAHSARLATLGELASGIAHEINQPLAAVVNYANASQRYLQGLERDPQARGRVGQGLQRITEQATHAAEVIRRLRAFLRKGPRRLEALDVTQVAGEAMRLCAWEAARDQVAIELRMSTQLPSVYADRVLLEQVLLNLLRNAIDANREQHGEQPSRILLAAARDGDGVLVEVADQGPGVTPERLDDIFTPFTTSKADGLGLGLSMSRSLIEGFGGSLWARAGDNGGLVLCCRLVVSRG; via the coding sequence GTGGACCAGACTGCCTACCCGTTGCTCGCCAAAGACCCACAACCCAGCGTGTTGCTGGCCGCCGATGCCAAGCCGCTGGCAGTTAACCCGGCGCTGCAGGCATGGGCCGATGAAGGCCCGGCGCTGGCCAGTTGGCTGCCGGCCAACTGCGCCGCGCTAGTGCGTGCGTGCCTGCGCCAGCACCGGGCGATTGCCGATGTCGAAGTGCACCTTGGCGAGCGCACATTGCTGTGGACCTTCATCCCTGAGGACCAGGGCCAACGGGTGCTGGCGCGTTGCCGTGATGCCAGCGCAGAGCGTCAGGGCGCCCGCGAGGCCAGCCGCGCCCGGCGCCTGTACCGCTTGATTATCGAGAACACCACCGACCTGATCTCCCGGCACAGCCCCGACGGCCGCTTTCTCGATGCCTCGCCGGCGGCATTCCGCCTGCTCGGGCTGTGGCCCGAGCAGCTGCGCGGCATGGCCGTGCATACCCTGCTGCACCCACGCGAACGCCGCCAGGTCTTGCGCCAGGCGGCCGCCGCACTGGATCAGGACGGCTACCACACCATGACCTGCCGGGTGCGCCAGGCAGCGGGTGGCTATCGCTGGTTCGAGACCGCCAGCCGGGCCATCCGCGAAACCTACACGGGCGCGGTGGTGGAGGTGGTCAGCGTTTCCCGCGACATCACCTTGCGCATCGAGGCCCAGGAGAACCTGGCCCACAGTGCCCGGCTGGCGACCTTGGGCGAGCTGGCTTCGGGCATCGCCCACGAAATCAATCAGCCGCTGGCCGCAGTGGTCAATTATGCCAACGCCAGCCAGCGTTACCTGCAGGGCCTGGAGCGCGACCCGCAAGCCCGCGGGCGGGTAGGGCAAGGCCTGCAGCGCATTACCGAACAGGCCACCCATGCGGCTGAAGTGATCCGCCGCCTGCGCGCGTTCCTGCGTAAGGGGCCGCGTCGCCTGGAGGCACTGGATGTGACGCAGGTGGCTGGCGAGGCCATGCGCCTGTGCGCCTGGGAGGCCGCACGCGACCAAGTGGCCATCGAGTTGCGCATGAGCACGCAACTGCCCTCGGTGTATGCCGACCGGGTACTGCTGGAACAGGTACTGCTCAACCTGCTGCGCAACGCCATTGATGCCAACCGCGAGCAACATGGCGAGCAGCCGTCACGTATCCTGCTCGCTGCCGCGCGCGATGGTGACGGCGTGTTGGTGGAGGTGGCCGACCAGGGCCCAGGCGTAACGCCCGAGCGCCTGGATGACATTTTCACGCCGTTTACCACCAGCAAAGCCGACGGCCTGGGCTTGGGCTTGAGCATGAGCCGTAGCCTGATCGAAGGCTTTGGCGGCAGCCTGTGGGCGCGGGCGGGCGACAATGGCGGTTTGGTACTGTGCTGCCGCCTGGTGGTCAGTAGGGGATAA
- a CDS encoding SDR family oxidoreductase, with amino-acid sequence MQKVIVITGASRGIGAATALQAAQQGYRICINYHADDQAAEHILDQVRALGAQAISVRADASVEDEVIQLFQRVDEELGPVTALVNNAGTIGQQSRVEDMSEFRLLKVMKTNVVGPMLCAKHALLRMARRHGGQGGAIVNVSSVAARLGSPNEYVDYAASKGALDTFTLGLAKEVAGEGVRVNGVRPGYIHTGFHALSGDPDRVSKLEPGLPMGRGGRPEEVAEAILWLLSDKASYATGSFIDLGGGR; translated from the coding sequence ATGCAGAAAGTCATCGTCATCACCGGCGCCAGCCGCGGCATAGGCGCGGCCACGGCGCTGCAGGCCGCCCAGCAGGGCTACCGCATCTGCATCAACTACCACGCCGACGACCAGGCCGCCGAGCACATCCTCGACCAGGTCCGCGCCTTGGGCGCACAGGCCATCAGCGTGCGCGCCGATGCCAGCGTCGAAGACGAGGTCATCCAGCTGTTCCAGCGCGTCGATGAGGAACTTGGCCCGGTTACCGCGCTGGTCAATAACGCTGGCACCATCGGCCAGCAAAGCCGGGTCGAGGACATGTCCGAATTCCGCCTGCTCAAGGTCATGAAAACCAACGTCGTCGGCCCCATGCTTTGCGCCAAGCACGCCTTACTGCGCATGGCTCGGCGGCATGGCGGGCAGGGCGGGGCCATTGTCAACGTGTCGTCGGTGGCCGCCCGCCTGGGCTCGCCCAACGAATACGTGGACTATGCCGCCTCCAAAGGCGCGCTCGATACCTTCACCTTGGGCTTGGCCAAGGAAGTGGCGGGCGAGGGCGTGCGGGTGAATGGCGTGCGCCCAGGCTATATCCATACCGGTTTCCATGCGCTTTCTGGCGACCCGGACCGGGTCAGCAAGCTCGAACCCGGCTTACCCATGGGCCGCGGCGGGCGCCCCGAGGAAGTTGCCGAGGCCATCCTCTGGCTGCTCTCGGACAAAGCATCCTACGCCACCGGAAGTTTTATCGACCTAGGCGGCGGGCGCTGA
- a CDS encoding DHA2 family efflux MFS transporter permease subunit → MSDNAAAQFTPPSLLLTTIGLSLATFMQVLDTTIANVALPTISGNLGVSYEQGTWVITSFAVSNAIALPLTGWLSRRFGEVKLFIWATLLFVLASFLCGIAHSMPELVGFRVLQGVVAGPLYPMTQTLLIAVYPPAKRGMALALLAMVTVVAPIAGPILGGWITDSYSWPWIFFINVPIGLFAAAVVRQQMRSRPVVISRQPMDYIGLLTLIIGVGALQVVLDKGNDLDWFESSFIIVGSLISVVFLAVFVIWELTDRHPVVNLRLFAHRNFRVGTLVLVGGYAGFFGINLILPQWLQTQMGYTATWAGLAVAPIGLLPVIMSPFVGKYAHRFDLRVLAGLAFLAIGTSCYMRAGFTSEVDFQHVALVQLFMGIGVALFFMPTLSILLSDLPPQQIADGSGLATFLRTLGGSFAASLTTWIWIRRADQHHAYLSEHISPFNPATRHTLEQLGGASPQGYAQLEQILNGQAYMMSTVDYFTLMTWVFAGLILLVWFAKPPFTAKAGPASAGH, encoded by the coding sequence ATGAGCGACAACGCTGCTGCCCAGTTCACGCCGCCAAGCCTGCTGCTGACCACCATCGGCCTGTCGCTGGCGACGTTCATGCAGGTGCTCGACACCACCATCGCCAACGTGGCCTTGCCGACCATTTCCGGCAACCTGGGGGTGAGCTACGAGCAGGGCACCTGGGTCATCACCTCGTTCGCGGTAAGCAACGCCATTGCCTTGCCACTCACCGGCTGGCTCAGCCGGCGGTTTGGCGAGGTGAAGTTGTTCATCTGGGCCACGTTGCTGTTCGTGCTGGCCTCGTTCCTGTGCGGCATTGCCCATTCGATGCCCGAACTGGTTGGCTTTCGCGTGTTGCAGGGGGTAGTGGCCGGGCCGCTGTACCCGATGACCCAGACCCTGTTGATTGCGGTGTATCCACCGGCTAAACGGGGGATGGCACTGGCGCTACTGGCGATGGTCACCGTAGTGGCGCCGATTGCCGGGCCAATTCTGGGGGGCTGGATTACCGACAGTTACAGCTGGCCATGGATTTTCTTCATCAACGTCCCCATCGGCCTGTTCGCCGCTGCCGTGGTGCGCCAGCAAATGCGTAGCCGGCCGGTGGTGATCAGCCGCCAGCCCATGGACTACATTGGCCTGCTGACGCTGATCATCGGTGTTGGCGCCCTGCAGGTGGTGCTCGACAAAGGCAATGACCTGGACTGGTTCGAGTCGTCGTTCATCATTGTTGGCAGCCTGATTTCGGTGGTGTTCCTGGCGGTGTTCGTGATCTGGGAACTGACCGACCGCCATCCGGTGGTGAACCTGCGGCTGTTTGCGCACCGCAACTTCCGCGTTGGCACCCTGGTGTTGGTTGGGGGCTATGCAGGGTTCTTTGGCATCAACCTGATCCTGCCGCAATGGTTGCAGACGCAGATGGGTTATACCGCGACTTGGGCAGGCCTGGCGGTAGCGCCGATCGGCCTGTTGCCGGTGATCATGTCGCCGTTCGTGGGCAAGTACGCGCACCGCTTCGACCTGCGGGTGCTGGCCGGGCTGGCGTTTCTGGCAATTGGTACCAGTTGCTACATGCGTGCTGGGTTCACCAGTGAAGTGGACTTCCAGCATGTGGCCTTGGTGCAACTGTTCATGGGTATTGGCGTGGCGCTGTTCTTCATGCCGACTTTGAGCATTCTGCTGTCTGACCTGCCGCCACAGCAGATTGCCGACGGCTCGGGGCTGGCGACTTTCTTGCGGACCTTGGGCGGGAGTTTTGCCGCTTCGTTGACCACCTGGATCTGGATTCGTCGGGCGGATCAGCATCATGCCTACCTGAGCGAGCACATCAGCCCGTTCAACCCGGCGACGCGGCATACGCTTGAGCAGTTGGGCGGGGCCAGCCCGCAGGGTTATGCGCAGTTGGAGCAGATACTCAACGGGCAGGCCTACATGATGTCGACGGTGGATTACTTCACGCTGATGACCTGGGTGTTTGCCGGGTTGATCCTGCTGGTGTGGTTTGCCAAGCCACCTTTTACCGCGAAGGCGGGGCCGGCTTCGGCGGGGCATTGA
- a CDS encoding HlyD family efflux transporter periplasmic adaptor subunit, which yields MATPADTPTPSAAPAPSRKRKVWLLGLLVLLILAGAGAWAWYSLVGRWHESTDDAYVNGNVVEITPLVTGTVTSIGADDGDLVHAGQVLLQFDPADSEVALQSAEAKLARSVRQVRGLYSNVDSLKAQLETRQAELRKAQQDFNRRKVLADSGAIAAEELSHARDDLSVAQAAVNSARQQLSTSSALVDDTVVSSHPEVMAAAADLRQAYLDHARTTLVAPVTGYVAKRTVQLGQRLQPGTATMAVIPLDQVWIDANFKETQLRDMRIGQPVEISADLYGSEVKYSGTVDSLGAGTGSAFALLPAQNATGNWIKIVQRVPVRIHLSPDQLKAHPLRIGLSTVVEVDLHDQSGPALAQQPPQQASYTTQVYDRQLVEADTLIARLIHENSASGKTAQR from the coding sequence ATGGCCACTCCCGCAGACACCCCGACTCCCTCCGCCGCGCCCGCGCCATCACGCAAGCGCAAGGTCTGGCTGCTTGGCCTGCTGGTGCTGCTGATCCTTGCCGGGGCTGGCGCCTGGGCCTGGTACAGCCTGGTTGGGCGCTGGCACGAAAGTACCGACGATGCCTACGTCAACGGCAACGTGGTGGAGATCACTCCGCTGGTCACAGGCACTGTCACCAGCATTGGTGCCGATGACGGCGACCTGGTCCATGCAGGCCAGGTGTTGCTGCAGTTCGACCCGGCCGACAGCGAGGTAGCCTTGCAGTCCGCCGAAGCCAAGCTGGCGCGCAGCGTGCGCCAGGTCCGTGGGCTGTACAGCAACGTCGACTCGCTCAAGGCCCAGCTGGAAACCCGCCAGGCCGAACTGCGCAAGGCCCAGCAGGACTTCAACCGGCGCAAGGTCCTGGCTGACAGTGGGGCGATCGCTGCTGAAGAACTGTCCCATGCTCGCGATGACCTGAGCGTGGCGCAGGCTGCCGTCAACAGTGCGCGCCAGCAGCTCAGCACCAGCAGTGCGCTGGTCGACGACACCGTAGTGTCCTCGCACCCCGAGGTGATGGCCGCTGCCGCCGACCTGCGCCAGGCCTACCTTGACCACGCCCGCACCACCCTGGTAGCGCCCGTGACCGGTTACGTCGCCAAGCGTACCGTGCAGTTGGGCCAGCGCTTGCAACCGGGCACCGCGACCATGGCGGTGATCCCGCTGGACCAGGTATGGATCGACGCCAACTTCAAGGAAACCCAGCTGCGTGACATGCGTATCGGCCAGCCGGTGGAAATCAGCGCTGACCTGTATGGCAGCGAGGTCAAGTACAGCGGCACGGTCGACAGCCTGGGCGCGGGGACCGGCAGTGCCTTCGCCCTGTTGCCGGCGCAGAATGCCACCGGTAACTGGATCAAGATCGTCCAGCGGGTGCCGGTGCGTATCCACCTCAGCCCCGACCAGCTCAAGGCCCACCCGCTGCGTATTGGCCTGTCCACCGTGGTCGAGGTCGACCTGCACGACCAGAGCGGCCCGGCCCTGGCCCAGCAGCCACCGCAGCAGGCCAGCTACACCACCCAAGTTTACGACCGCCAACTGGTCGAAGCCGACACCCTGATCGCGCGGTTAATTCACGAAAACAGCGCGAGCGGCAAGACGGCCCAACGATGA
- a CDS encoding acyl-CoA synthetase yields the protein MSIYAQGLMPAAVNHVALTPLSFIERTAAVYGNYPAVIHGAIRRNWQETYQRCRRLASALVGRGIGRGDTVAVMLPNIPAMLEAHFGVPMTGAVLNTLNVRLDAEAIAFMLQHGEAKVLITDREFHSIIEAALALLEHPPLVVDVDDPEYGEGRAVSDLDYEAFLAEGDPEFAWEWPDDEWQAISLNYTSGTTGNPKGVVYHHRGAYLNALGNQMIWAVGHRPVYLWTLPMFHCNGWCYPWTITALAGTHVFLRRVDPQKILTLIREHRVSHLCGAPIVLNALVNMPEAAKAAIEHPVQAMVAGAAPPAKVIGAVEQMGIQVTHTYGLTEVYGPVTVCAWHDEWDELSLEDRARIKSRQGVRYPTLDGLMVADPQTLEPVPRDGNTLGEIFMRGNTVMKGYLKNPEATAEAFRGGWFHTGDLAVWHADGYVEIKDRLKDIIISGGENISTIEVEDALYKHPAVLEAAVVARPDEKWGETPCAFVALKPGREDTREADITNWCREHLAGFKVPKTVVFGELPKTSTGKIQKYLLRDRAKAL from the coding sequence ATGTCGATCTATGCCCAGGGCCTGATGCCCGCTGCCGTCAACCATGTCGCCCTCACCCCGCTGAGTTTCATCGAACGCACCGCTGCCGTGTACGGCAACTACCCCGCGGTAATCCACGGCGCCATCCGCCGCAACTGGCAGGAAACCTACCAACGTTGCCGGCGCCTGGCCAGCGCCCTGGTGGGCCGCGGAATCGGCCGTGGCGACACCGTCGCGGTGATGCTGCCCAACATTCCAGCCATGCTCGAAGCCCACTTTGGCGTGCCCATGACCGGCGCCGTGCTCAATACCCTTAACGTACGCCTGGACGCCGAGGCCATCGCCTTCATGCTGCAGCATGGCGAGGCCAAGGTGCTGATTACCGACCGCGAGTTCCACAGCATCATCGAAGCGGCCCTGGCCTTGCTCGAACACCCACCCCTGGTGGTGGATGTGGATGACCCGGAGTACGGCGAAGGCCGTGCGGTCAGCGACCTGGACTATGAGGCGTTCCTTGCTGAAGGCGACCCGGAATTTGCCTGGGAATGGCCCGATGACGAGTGGCAGGCCATCTCGCTCAACTACACCTCCGGCACCACCGGTAACCCCAAGGGTGTGGTTTACCACCACCGCGGCGCCTACCTGAACGCTCTAGGCAACCAGATGATCTGGGCCGTGGGCCATCGTCCGGTGTACCTGTGGACCTTGCCGATGTTCCACTGCAATGGCTGGTGCTACCCGTGGACCATTACCGCCCTGGCCGGCACCCACGTGTTCTTGCGCCGGGTCGACCCACAAAAAATCCTCACCCTGATACGCGAACACCGGGTCAGCCACCTGTGCGGCGCGCCAATCGTGCTCAACGCCCTGGTCAACATGCCCGAGGCGGCCAAGGCGGCCATCGAACACCCCGTGCAGGCCATGGTCGCCGGCGCCGCGCCACCGGCCAAGGTCATCGGCGCTGTGGAACAAATGGGCATCCAGGTTACCCACACCTACGGCCTGACCGAAGTCTACGGCCCAGTAACGGTGTGCGCCTGGCATGACGAGTGGGACGAACTGTCGCTTGAAGACCGCGCACGCATCAAGTCGCGTCAGGGCGTGCGCTACCCGACCCTCGACGGCCTGATGGTCGCCGACCCGCAAACCCTCGAGCCGGTGCCCCGCGACGGCAACACCCTGGGCGAGATTTTCATGCGCGGCAACACTGTGATGAAAGGCTACCTGAAGAACCCCGAAGCCACCGCCGAAGCCTTCCGTGGCGGCTGGTTCCACACCGGCGACCTGGCCGTGTGGCACGCCGATGGCTATGTCGAGATCAAGGACCGGCTCAAGGACATCATCATTTCCGGCGGCGAAAACATCTCCACCATCGAGGTCGAAGACGCCCTGTACAAGCACCCGGCGGTGCTCGAAGCCGCAGTGGTGGCGCGCCCGGATGAAAAATGGGGGGAAACCCCGTGCGCCTTCGTCGCCCTCAAGCCGGGCCGCGAAGACACCCGCGAAGCCGACATCACCAACTGGTGCCGTGAGCACCTGGCCGGGTTCAAGGTGCCGAAGACCGTGGTGTTTGGTGAACTGCCGAAAACCTCCACCGGCAAGATCCAGAAGTACCTACTGCGTGACCGGGCCAAAGCCCTCTGA
- a CDS encoding response regulator transcription factor: MQAKVYVVDDDQGMRDSTVWLLQSVGLQALPFASGQAFLDACVDDGPTCVLLDVRMPGLGGLAVQQAMRERGLALPVIFVSGHADVPIVVRAFKAGACDFIEKPYNDQLLLDSVQAALEQAGRARQGDQALAEAQARINGLTPRERDVFVPLARGLNNREIAEQLGISVKTVDLYRGRVMKRLQAGSLAELVGIAIACGAVDALGLKVL, encoded by the coding sequence GTGCAAGCGAAAGTGTATGTGGTCGATGACGACCAGGGCATGCGGGATTCGACGGTGTGGCTGTTGCAGTCGGTGGGCTTGCAGGCCTTGCCGTTCGCCAGCGGGCAGGCGTTTCTCGATGCTTGCGTGGATGATGGGCCCACCTGCGTGCTGCTGGATGTACGCATGCCGGGGCTGGGCGGGTTGGCGGTGCAGCAGGCGATGCGTGAGCGCGGCCTGGCGCTGCCGGTGATCTTTGTCAGCGGCCATGCCGATGTACCGATCGTGGTGCGCGCGTTCAAGGCGGGCGCCTGCGACTTCATCGAAAAACCGTACAACGACCAATTGCTGCTCGACAGCGTGCAGGCTGCGCTGGAGCAGGCAGGGCGGGCGCGGCAGGGCGACCAAGCGCTGGCCGAGGCGCAGGCGCGTATCAATGGCCTGACGCCGCGCGAGCGTGATGTGTTCGTGCCCTTGGCCAGAGGGCTGAACAACCGCGAGATTGCCGAGCAGCTGGGTATTAGCGTGAAGACCGTGGACCTGTACCGGGGGCGGGTGATGAAGCGGCTGCAGGCGGGTAGCCTGGCGGAGCTGGTAGGCATTGCCATCGCCTGCGGGGCGGTGGATGCACTGGGCTTGAAAGTGCTGTAA